In the Acidobacteriota bacterium genome, CCTCGTCATCCTCGCCCGGCATCAGCCTGATGGCCGAGGGCATGAGCTACCTTGCCGCCTGTGAATTGCCGTGCGTGGTCATCAACATCATGCGTGCAGGTCCGGGACTGGGTGGCATCCTCCCGGCGCAGAGTGATTACTTCCAGGCCACGCGCGGACACGGCCACGGCGACTATCAACTGATTGTGCTGGCGCCGGCCTCCGTGCAGGAAGCCGTCGATCTCATGACGCTGGCGTTTGAGCTGGCCGAACAGTATCGCAACCCGGTGATGGTGTGCGCCGACGGAATGATCGGCCAGATGATGGAGCCGGTTGAATTTGCAAGTGAGGGCAGGGGAGCGCCGTTCAAGGAGAACGACTGGGAGTTGACGGGCCGAAAGGGCCGCGCGCGCCGGATCGTGAACTCGCTGTTCCTCTCTCCGGAGACCCTCTTCCAGCACAACGTGCATCTGAAGGAAAAGTACGACCGCATTCATCGCGACGAGGTGCGGTGGGAACTCTACGGTGGCGACGAGCCGTACGATTTGCTGCTGGTCGCATTCGGCACCATGGCCCGCATCTGCAAGACGGCGATTGACGATGTGCGGCGAGAGGGGCTGCGGGTGGCGCTGTTCAGGCCAATTACCTTAAACCCGTACCCGATGGCAGCATGCCGCGCGGCGATGGACGCGATGGGGGCCGCGGGCCAGGTGCTGACGGTGGAGATGAACATGGGGCAGATGGTGCACGACGTGCGCTACGCCGCCGCAGGTTCCAGGAACGTGGACTTCTATGGTATGGCCGGTGGCTTGGTGCCATCGCCCGATCAGGTGGCCGCTCAAATCCGCGCGAGGGTAAACGCCATGGCAGAACCGACTGACGACCGAACGCCGATCCGGGTGTGGACGGGCACGGGCCTGTGCGCGGAATCCCAGGGAGATGGGGTGCCCTGTACCGGCACAGACGGCACGTGTGACACGTGCGGACGCGCACTCGCCGGCCAGATCACGACGGATCACAGGAAGTTAGGAACTGAGGAACTGGGGAACTGAGGAGTTCCTCAATTCCTCAGTTCCCAAGTTCCCAACTTTCGTACGTTGTTACTTGCCCGCGTCCAGGTCGTTCCAGTGCATCAGGGTGTTGAAGCCCAGGATGAAGGTGCCCTGTGTCTGCCACCGCCAGAAGGGACGGATGGCGAACATGACGACGTGGCCCTTGCCGAGGGGCGCATCAATGACCTGCGGACGGCTCTGAAGATTCTCAGCGCCGAGTACGCCGCCTGACAGCAGCATGTCGCTGGCGCTTGGCGGGAACGCGAGGATGACCCGTGGTCGCATGAAGTCCATCAGCGCCGCGCCACCGCCCGCGCCACCGCGGCCGCCCCCACGACCACCGAAGGCCGCGCCGCCTGCGGGTGCCGCGGCCGCCGGCGCCGCCGTGGCGGCCCAGTCCACCAGCGGATTCCAGGTGCCGAACACGTTCGTGCTGGCGCCCATCGGCGCCGTGTTCTGGTAGTTGCCTCCGCCGCCACCGCGTCCACCGCGACCCGCCGCGGCCGCCGGCGCTTCCGCGAGCGGACCAGGCTGACCGGCGACGCTGAACAGCGGCCCGCCGGCGGCTTTGTAGTAGACGGGCAGGTTGTTGCGGGGAACGCCATACACGATGGGGCTCGTGCGGTCGGCCACCACGCCGCGATAGATCGAGCCCGGCGCCACCAGACCCGCCGCCTGATCCACCGTGATGCCTGGCGTCAGGTAGTTGGTCGGGAAGATCGATGAGGTGCCGCCTTCGGTGATGATCGTGCCGCCGGCCTGTGCAAACTCGTAGAGCTTCCGGAGCCCTGCCTGGCCGAGGCCGCCGCGGGTGTCTTCAGAGGAATCGGGATACCCGAGCGACTGGAACTCCGGCGTCTTCTTGAAGGGCACGGGTGTCCCGGTCGTCGGCGCTTCCTGGCCGACGCCACCGCCGTGCGGCCAGAGGATCACGTCGAACTGCGCGCGCAGATCGCGCTTCACCACTTCGTTCTCGCCGAAGTACGTGTACGGAATCTTGTAGTAGTCCAGCGCGGCGC is a window encoding:
- the vorB gene encoding 3-methyl-2-oxobutanoate dehydrogenase subunit VorB; the encoded protein is MSKVLMKGNEALGEAAIRAGCVHFFGYPITPQTEVPEYLVKRLPEVGGAFVQAESEVAAIHMVYGAAGVGIKCMTSSSSPGISLMAEGMSYLAACELPCVVINIMRAGPGLGGILPAQSDYFQATRGHGHGDYQLIVLAPASVQEAVDLMTLAFELAEQYRNPVMVCADGMIGQMMEPVEFASEGRGAPFKENDWELTGRKGRARRIVNSLFLSPETLFQHNVHLKEKYDRIHRDEVRWELYGGDEPYDLLLVAFGTMARICKTAIDDVRREGLRVALFRPITLNPYPMAACRAAMDAMGAAGQVLTVEMNMGQMVHDVRYAAAGSRNVDFYGMAGGLVPSPDQVAAQIRARVNAMAEPTDDRTPIRVWTGTGLCAESQGDGVPCTGTDGTCDTCGRALAGQITTDHRKLGTEELGN